The Mercurialis annua linkage group LG8, ddMerAnnu1.2, whole genome shotgun sequence genome window below encodes:
- the LOC126661488 gene encoding protein PELPK1-like, whose protein sequence is MAFSKNLVFIFFMALAFVSIDVGLAARNLLQMPNLPSVPNLPIPTLPSFPNLPQPTLPTLPPLPSNFPAMPTLPKFTLPPLPSMPSIPTTIPSIPLLSPPPAGN, encoded by the coding sequence ATGGCTTTTTCCAAGAATCTAGTATTTATTTTCTTCATGGCTTTGGCATTTGTAAGCATAGACGTTGGACTAGCTGCTCGTAATCTTTTACAAATGCCGAATTTGCCCTCGGTGCCAAATTTGCCAATCCCTACTTTGCCAAGTTTTCCAAATCTTCCACAGCCTACATTGCCAACATTGCCGCCACTTCCTAGTAATTTTCCGGCCATGCCGACTCTTCCGAAGTTCACTCTGCCTCCGTTGCCAAGCATGCCTTCAATCCCCACTACTATTCCTTCCATTCCTTTGCTCTCCCCACCACCAGCTGGGAACTAA
- the LOC126660074 gene encoding uncharacterized protein LOC126660074 → MVVGIVGIEGMLGNGGKLNLGRVGMVGIGRGGSVVGNVGSVGIGRFGILGKDGNALGFGKFGNEGKFGICRRLRAASPTSMPENAKAMKKKKAIFLNEGMLYF, encoded by the coding sequence ATGGTAGTTGGGATAGTGGGGATTGAAGGCATGCTTGGCAATGGAGGCAAGCTGAACCTCGGAAGAGTCGGCATGGTCGGAATAGGAAGGGGCGGAAGTGTCGTGGGCAATGTCGGCAGTGTAGGCATCGGAAGATTTGGAATACTTGGCAAGGACGGCAACGCATTAGGGTTTGGCAAATTTGGCAACGAGGGCAAATTCGGCATTTGTAGAAGATTACGAGCAGCTAGTCCGACGTCTATGCCGGAAAATGCCAAAGcgatgaagaaaaagaaagccATATTCCTGAATGAAGGCATGTTGTATTTTTGA
- the LOC126660073 gene encoding uncharacterized protein LOC126660073: protein MTHHSKYLVIAFICTLSISNINVSLAARSLSQFSYSASFAFPATPGVASLPTAPAVPSTPTLPVYTIPPPSNVPGVPFPPPPPLEVRGIPSTPNGLTTTLPPPLIVPRVASPPPPLEFPGIPSTPGGLINTLPPPLNWPGIPSPPPPLEVLGIPSAPNGLTTTLPPPLNWPGIPSPPPPLEVLGIPSTPGSLINTPPIYVPGLSPPPPPLQVPGIPLTPNSLINLRPPSSVPDVSINTFPPPSNVQGVPSSPLGPVPAASTVPAFPTISDVPSTPSTSYNSPPTTP, encoded by the coding sequence ATGACACACCATAGCAAATATTTAGTCATAGCTTTTATTTGTACTTTGTCAATTTCAAACATTAATGTCAGTTTAGCCGCTCGTTCTCTTTCGCAGTTTTCGTACTCCGCTTCGTTTGCTTTTCCAGCCACGCCTGGTGTCGCTTCCTTGCCTACGGCGCCCGCCGTTCCTTCAACTCCTACGCTCCCCGTATACACCATCCCGCCGCCTTCAAATGTTCCTGGCGTTCCATTCCCTCCTCCACCACCTTTAGAAGTTCGCGGCATCCCTTCAACACCCAACGGCTTAACTACCACTTTACCTCCGCCTTTAATTGTGCCCCGCGTCGCATCTCCTCCACCACCTTTAGAATTTCCTGGCATCCCTTCAACACCTGGCGGCTTAATTAATACCTTACCTCCGCCTTTAAATTGGCCCGGCATCCCATCTCCTCCACCACCTTTAGAAGTTCTCGGCATTCCTTCAGCACCCAACGGGTTAACTACCACTTTACCTCCGCCTTTAAATTGGCCCGGCATCCCATCTCCTCCACCACCTTTAGAAGTTCTTGGCATCCCTTCAACACCCGGCAGCTTAATTAACACCCCGCCTATATATGTGCCCGGCCTCTCACCCCCTCCACCACCTTTACAAGTTCCCGGCATTCCTTTAACACCCAACAGCTTGATTAACTTGCGTCCTCCTTCAAGTGTGCCCGACGTCTCTATAAATACCTTCCCACCACCATCAAATGTGCAGGGCGTCCCGTCAAGTCCCCTTGGCCCCGTGCCTGCAGCGTCAACTGTGCCCGCCTTTCCGACAATATCAGATGTCCCAAGTACCCCGTCGACCTCCTATAATTCCCCACCTACGACTCCttaa
- the LOC126661486 gene encoding protein PELPK1-like: MAFFKNLVFVFFMALAFSSIDIGLAARNLLQMPNLPSIPNLPNPNALPSLPSIPNLPQPTLPTLPTTLPPLPSNFPAMPTLPKFTLPPLPNMPSIPTTIPSIPFLSPPPAGN, encoded by the coding sequence ATGGCTTTTTTCAAGAATCTAGTATTTGTTTTCTTCATGGCTTTGGCATTTTCCAGCATAGACATTGGACTAGCTGCTCGTAATCTTCTTCAAATGCCGAATTTACCCTCGATACCAAATTTGCCAAACCCTAATGCATTGCCGTCATTGCCAAGTATTCCAAATCTTCCACAACCTACATTGCCAACATTGCCGACGACACTTCCGCCCCTTCCGAGTAATTTTCCGGCCATGCCGACTCTTCCCAAGTTCACTTTGCCTCCATTGCCAAACATGCCTTCGATCCCAACTACCATTCCTTCCATTCCTTTCCTCTCTCCACCACCAGCCGGGAACTAA
- the LOC126661487 gene encoding protein PELPK1-like, which translates to MALAFVNIDVGLAARNLLQMPNLPSMPNLPIPTLPSIPNLPQPTLPTLPTTLPPLPSNFPAMPTLPRFTLPPLPSMPSIPTTIPSIPLVSPPPAGN; encoded by the coding sequence ATGGCTCTGGCATTTGTAAACATAGACGTCGGACTAGCTGCTCGTAATCTTTTACAAATGCCGAATTTACCCTCGATGCCAAATTTGCCAATCCCTACTTTGCCAAGTATTCCAAATCTTCCCCAGCCTACATTGCCAACATTGCCGACGACACTGCCGCCACTTCCTAGTAATTTTCCGGCCATGCCGACTCTTCCGAGGTTCACTCTGCCTCCATTGCCAAGCATGCCTTCAATCCCCACTACTATTCCTTCAATTCCTTTGGTCTCCCCACCACCAGCTGGGAACTAA